The Luteimonas galliterrae DNA window GAAGCCATGGCGCGGGCATGGGGCAGCACCCTGGATGCCCAGGCCGCGCGCATCACCGAGCTGTCCGACCAGGTCAGCGGCGGCCAGGATCAGCCCTCGGTCATGATCACGCTGACGTCCGAGAGCCTGCGCATGCAGTTCATGTCCAACAACGCGGCCACCTCGCAGAACGCGGTCGGCCAGGCGCTGGAAACGCTCGGCAAGCGGCAGTAATACGCCGGGGCTGAAGCATCGTGCGTGCCGGGCCGAATCGCCCGGCTACGGACGATCCAGCATCGGATCATCGGACAGCAAGGAGACCGACATGATCGAAGCCATACAAGTCGCCGCCATGGACGCCGCGCAAGCCTCGCCCGCCGCGCGTCCGGCGCAATCGCCGCAGGCCTCTGCCTTCGACGTGCGCGATTTCGCAGCCGCGCTCGAACGCACCGGCGGCGCACCGCAAGCCGGCGCGCCGCAGCAGGTGATCGCCAGCGTCGCCGCGCCGCCTTCCGAGGGTACGCGGGCCGTGCTGGCTGCGCTGGAACACCTCAACGGCGGCGCCGACAACATCAATGCGATGTCGCAGACCATGACCGCCAACAGCGCCGACCTGACGCCCGGCGAAATGATGCAGATGACGATGCGTTGCCATCAGTTCCTGTTCCAGGCCGAGCTGACCTCGAACGTGGCCAACCGCACGTCGGACGGCATCCAGCAGCTGTTCCGTCAGCAGTCGTAACGGGGGAAATGGGCATGAATAGGGCGATGGCCTTCAAACCGCTGCGTCTGATGTTGCTGGCGGCGCTGGCCTGCCTGTTGCTGGCCGGCTGCAGCGGCGCGCCGCTGTACAGCGACCTGGACGAGCAGCAGGCCAACGAAGTGACCGCCGCGCTGCAGGCGGCGGGCATCGGCGCCAGCAAGGCGCCGTCGCCCAGCAAGCAGGGTTGGGAAGTACGCGTGGGCCGCAACGAATTCCCGCAGGCCATGCAGGTGCTGTACGACCGCGGCCTGCCGCGGGCGCGTTATGCCTCGATGTGCGAAGTCTTCAAGAAGGAAGGCTTCGCCTCGTCCGCGATCGAGGAGCGCGCGCGCTACCAGTGCAGCCTGGAGCAGGAAATCGCGCACACCCTGTCGCGGATTCCCGGCGTCGTCGACGCGCGCGTGCACATCGCCTTGCCCGAGCGCGATCCGCTCGGCGGCGACAGCAAGGTGTCTTCGGCCTCGGTGATGATCTTCGAGCGTCCCGGCGCGGACCTCAGCAACGCCGAAACCGCGATCAAGGTGACAGTGAAGGACGGCGTGCAGGGCCTGGACGACGTCAACAAGGTGACGGTCAAGTTCATTCCGATGACCGCGCCCACCGGCGTCGACGTCAAGCCGCGCCAGACCGGCATCACGCCGGCCCTGTCGGCGATCGGTCCGCTGGGCATCGGCATCGCCGTCGGCGTCGTCGTGCTGATCGCGTTGCTGCTGGCCCTGCTCGGCCGCCTGCGCAGCCGGGCCGCCGCAGCGCAGGCCGCGGCGCAGCCGCGCGGCGTTTGGAACGGGTGATCGGCGCATGGCCTTGCAGGCGCTGCTGGCCGAAGTCGATCCGAGCTGGTACGACGGGCTCGAGCCCGAGCTGCTGTCGCGCGCGCAGGACAGCCGCTTGGGCCGCCGACTGCTCGCGCGTTGGCTCGCCGACGGCGCAGCGGCGGCGCTGCTGGCGCCGGCGCCCGGCGGGCCTTACGGCATCGTCGAACGCTGGCCCCGCGCCAGCGTGGCTGCGCTGACGCGCGACCTGGGCGCATTGGCGTACGCGCCGGCGATACGCGCGGAGGTGCGGCGCGAACCGGTGCGCCGGCTCAAGCAGGCGCTGGGCAACAGCTATCTGCTGGCGCTGGACAACACGGTATGGAACGGGCGCGTGGATCCGGCCGTCGCCAAGCGTTTGGCCGCGTCGATCGAACAGGCGCTCGCCGAAGACGCGAGCGACGCCGCGCTCTATGCCTTGCTCGATCGCCAGGGCCGCGCCGAACTGGACGCATGGTCCGCCGGCCACGAACGGGCGCTGGGCGAATGGGCGCGGCTGTTGCAGCCCAACGATGCGGCGCGCGACGCCGCGCACCTGCCCGAGAAACCTTTCCTGCGCGTCTACACGCACCATAAATCGCGCCGCGAAGCGCAGTAAGCGCCCGCGGCATCATCGGAAAACCTGATGCCAGCAGAATCCGCCGTCAAATCCGCTCCCGCGAAATCCGCCGCCGGCCGCGGCGCCGTGGCGGTGTTCGAACGCAA harbors:
- the sctJ gene encoding type III secretion system inner membrane ring lipoprotein SctJ, whose translation is MNRAMAFKPLRLMLLAALACLLLAGCSGAPLYSDLDEQQANEVTAALQAAGIGASKAPSPSKQGWEVRVGRNEFPQAMQVLYDRGLPRARYASMCEVFKKEGFASSAIEERARYQCSLEQEIAHTLSRIPGVVDARVHIALPERDPLGGDSKVSSASVMIFERPGADLSNAETAIKVTVKDGVQGLDDVNKVTVKFIPMTAPTGVDVKPRQTGITPALSAIGPLGIGIAVGVVVLIALLLALLGRLRSRAAAAQAAAQPRGVWNG